From a region of the Oryza sativa Japonica Group chromosome 6, ASM3414082v1 genome:
- the LOC136356995 gene encoding uncharacterized protein yields MGFVSGIDDFVFPPRQAFRFGSLDFINNDFGKISLLDSDSNYYLSSPGVDSRPTKIVEYDDFCYRYDYRNLDDFDEGFEDNYTPPYFGIFMVDNETEEQPGFKPTGIEKYDGTTNPESWLTVYGLAIRVAGGDSKAMANYLPMALADSAQSCLHGLPRGTIGSWAKLGEHFIANFQGTFERPGTHFDLYNVIQKSGESLRDYIRRFSEQRNKISDITDDVIITAFTKGIRHEDLVGKFGRKPPKTVKQMSEKANEYAKAEDAITASKQSGTTWKPKKDTPTTGETGSTNHKDRKRKPEELVATTTPSSRQHSRINTFDKIMNSQYPHHPNSNHAAKDCFVYKQFAKQYTKNARKASDGDQSTSKKKDDEGDAPTGFQDHRKELNHIFGGPLAYESKRKQKLTKREINAVQPDMPQYLRWLETTIKFDRSDHPDRVVHPGRYPLGEIVE; encoded by the exons atgggtttcgtttccggcatcgacgacttcgtcttccctcccaGGCAGGCGTTCCgattcggcagcctcgacttcatcaacaacgacttcggcaagatttctctcctcgactcggattcAAACTA ctacctcagctcccctgGCGTCGACTCGCGACCAACGAAGATCGTGGAGTACGATGACTTCTGCTACCGCTACGACTACCGcaacctcgacgacttcgacgaaggCTTTGAAGACAACTACACACCTCCCTACTTCGGCATCTTCATGGTTGACAACGAGACGGAAGAACAAC ccggcttcaagccgactggaatcgagaagtatgacggcaccactaacccgGAGTcctggctcaccgtctacggtctcgcaattcgCGTAGCgggaggagacagcaaagccatggcaaACTATTTGCCTATGGCCCTAGCGGATTCTGCCCAGTCCTGTCTTCACGGGTTACCCCGTGGTACAATCGGATCATGGGCGAAACTTGGCGaacacttcatcgccaacttccagggtaCCTTTGAACGCCCTGGTACACAttttgatctctacaacgtcattcagaagtctggagaatcccttcgagattacatccgacgctttTCCGagcaacgtaacaagatctctgacattaccgacgacgtcatcatcaccgccttcaccaagggcattcgccacgaagacctagtcggcaagttcgggcgcaagCCTCCCAAGACAGTCAAGCAGATGTCCGAAAAAGCCAACGaatatgccaaagccgaagatgccaTTACCGCGTCCAAGCAGTCaggcaccacttggaagccgaAGAAAGATACGCCGACTACAGGGGAGACTGGAAGTACCaatcacaaggatcgcaagcgtaagcccgaggaactTGTGGCAACTACTACACCATCCTCCCGACAACATTCGCGCATCAACACttttgacaagatcatgaactcccaatatccgcatcatcccaattccaatcacgcggccaaagattgtttcgtctacaaacagtttgCAAAACAATACACCAAGAACGCACGTAAGGCCTCCGACGGAGATCAAAGCACGTCAAAGAAGAAGGATGATGAAGGtgatgccccgactggttttcaagaccaccgcaaggaactcaaccacatctttggtggacccctggcttatgaatctaagagaaagcaaaagctgaccAAACGGGAGATCAACGCTGTTCAGCCCGATatgccccaatatcttcggtggttaGAGACAACAattaagtttgaccgctcggatcatcctgaccgagtggtccacccggggcggtaccccctg ggggagattgttgaatag